Proteins from a genomic interval of Thamnophis elegans isolate rThaEle1 chromosome 2, rThaEle1.pri, whole genome shotgun sequence:
- the LOC116502584 gene encoding major histocompatibility complex class I-related gene protein-like gives MSSLSHSLCYSYLHLSEPSQGPPQSFIGGYLDDQPIARFDSHTRKMEPLVSWVKEVEEGTFLPFESVFRADLEKLSKLGRRAGGLHTLQAILGCEIKKDGNKGGFLRYGYNRWDIISFQNETLKWGKVNVFLEKTCIVWLQRYLSYRKDALKRAEPPVGKVTRKEVDDSLEILICQASGFYLKEIQATWMRDKEVWNNETLHRNVAPNSDGTYYVRLSTKINPKERQHFRCRLEHEGLQEPLVLAWEDKTATMWWIPVAIVAAINVGLWILFLRAQGILWQLEVPEGSGSRSANMTQARKESAVAQKVELLSRAVGDV, from the exons ATGA GCTCCCTCTCACACTCCCTGTGCTATTCCTACCTCCATCTGTCAGAGCCCAGTCAGGGGCCGCCTCAGTCCTTCATTGGGGGCTACTTGGATGACCAGCCCATCGCTCGCTTTGACAGCCACACCAGGAAGATGGAGCCTCTGGTGTCCTGggtgaaggaggtggaggaggggaCCTTTCTGCCCTTTGAGTCGGTCTTCAGGGCCGACCTGGAGAAGTTATCAAAACTGGGCCGCCGGGCTGGAG GGCTTCACACCCTGCAGGCGATTTTGGGCTGCGAGATCAAGAAAGATGGGAACAAAGGAGGGTTTTTGCGCTATGGCTACAACAGGTGGGATATCATCAGCTTCCAGAATGAGACCCTCAAATGGGGA AAAGTAAATGTCTTCCTGGAGAAGACCTGCATTGTGTGGCTGCAGAGATACCTGTCCTACCGGAAGGATGCTCTAAAAAGGGCAG AGCCTCCAGTGGGGAAGGTGACTCGCAAGGAAGTAGATGACAGCCTGGAGATCCTCATCTGCCAGGCCTCTGGCTTCTACCTGAAGGAGATCCAGGCCACTTGGATGAGGGACAAAGAGGTCTGGAACAACGAGACCCTGCATAGGAACGTGGCCCCCAACTCAGACGGGACCTATTATGTCCGGCTCAGCACTAAAATCAACCCCAAGGAGAGGCAGCATTTTCGGTGTCGCCTGGAGCACGAGGGCTTGCAGGAGCCCCTGGTCTTGGCTTGGGAGGACAAAACAG CTACAATGTGGTGGATCCCTGTGGCAATTGTGGCCGCCATAAACGTGGGACTTTGGATTCTCTTCCTGAGAG CACAAGGCATCCTATGGCAGCTGGAGGTCCCAGAAGGCTCCGGAAGCCGCTCTGCCAACATGACACAGGCAAGAAAGGAATCAGCCGTGGCTCAAAAGGTGGAGCTCCTGAGCAGGGCAGTTGGAGACGTCTGA